From Aquificaceae bacterium, one genomic window encodes:
- a CDS encoding YdcF family protein, giving the protein MEMSFFLKKLLGFIILPPAIFILLFLLIAFLSKRKLISLLAFLGAFGLYLLSVEPVKDMLYKPLEEAYPVPKEVQADVLVVLGGGSYNTGILKEDSMKRLLTGFILHKRYGLPIILSGGASIGKLPEAEIMKQLLEELGVDKSKIFTEVRSRDTLENAKYVKEICEKHNFRRVVLITSAYHMPRAVETFKKVGLEVIPYPTDFKQDKRYNLYSFIPKMSVLNDSYKALREHLGGLAYSMLY; this is encoded by the coding sequence ATGGAGATGAGTTTTTTTCTTAAAAAGCTATTAGGCTTTATAATTCTACCTCCAGCCATTTTTATTCTTTTGTTCTTGCTTATTGCGTTCCTTTCCAAGAGAAAGCTAATTAGCCTTCTTGCTTTTCTTGGAGCTTTTGGGCTTTATCTGCTATCTGTAGAGCCCGTTAAGGACATGCTATACAAACCTTTGGAAGAAGCTTACCCTGTCCCAAAAGAAGTGCAGGCGGACGTTCTTGTAGTCCTTGGAGGAGGCTCATACAATACCGGTATTCTCAAAGAAGACTCCATGAAAAGACTTCTCACAGGTTTTATACTTCACAAAAGATATGGACTACCTATAATCCTCTCGGGTGGTGCAAGCATAGGGAAACTTCCCGAGGCTGAAATAATGAAACAGCTCCTTGAAGAGCTCGGCGTGGACAAGAGTAAGATATTTACCGAGGTTAGAAGCAGAGACACCCTTGAAAATGCCAAGTATGTGAAAGAGATATGCGAAAAGCACAACTTCCGAAGAGTAGTTCTTATAACCTCCGCCTATCATATGCCAAGAGCTGTGGAAACCTTTAAGAAAGTAGGCTTGGAAGTTATACCTTATCCTACCGATTTCAAGCAGGACAAGAGATACAACCTATATAGCTTTATTCCTAAAATGAGTGTCCTCAACGACAGCTACAAGGCTCTCAGAGAGCACTTAGGCGGTTTGGCTTACAGCATGCTTTATTAA
- a CDS encoding bifunctional oligoribonuclease/PAP phosphatase NrnA, with product MFEQSIPLIELLKREEGTILIASHENPDADTLGSALALYLFLKKKGKKVIVGCKDKVPHFLDFLPGAGDVVLLPVNEVFSLAIVVDASGFYRINAEVKALRKVRIDHHIGGDFYGEYDYIDPSAPSTTALIYRLLCAWDRSAIDKDIAQNLYAGLATDTGFFKYSNTTAETFQLAKELVELGAEPHWTYVNFAERESLNKMRLISKVLDTLSLHEDGLVAGITIFDRFFKETGCEYSDSEGLVSYPRSLEGVEVAYAIIEKPEEGVWKVSLRSKGKVDVAKIAEALGGGGHKYASGCKIKADSYESALEKLLSAIREGLEKEGLIKHAVSQTA from the coding sequence ATGTTTGAACAAAGTATACCACTTATAGAACTTCTAAAGAGAGAAGAGGGAACTATTCTCATAGCCAGCCACGAAAACCCAGATGCGGATACATTGGGAAGTGCTCTTGCCTTATACCTTTTTCTAAAGAAAAAGGGTAAGAAGGTTATTGTGGGTTGTAAGGATAAAGTGCCACACTTTCTGGACTTTCTTCCAGGAGCTGGTGATGTAGTTCTGCTTCCAGTTAATGAGGTCTTTAGCCTTGCCATCGTAGTGGATGCCAGTGGCTTTTACAGGATTAATGCGGAGGTAAAGGCTCTAAGAAAGGTGCGTATAGACCACCATATAGGAGGAGACTTTTACGGAGAGTATGACTACATAGACCCATCCGCACCATCAACCACAGCTTTGATATACAGACTTCTTTGTGCTTGGGATAGGTCTGCCATAGACAAGGATATAGCCCAAAACCTCTATGCTGGGCTTGCCACAGACACGGGCTTTTTCAAGTATTCCAATACCACCGCAGAAACCTTCCAACTGGCAAAGGAGCTCGTTGAGCTTGGAGCTGAGCCTCATTGGACTTATGTGAACTTTGCGGAAAGAGAGAGCTTAAACAAGATGAGGCTGATATCAAAGGTGCTTGACACTCTGTCTCTTCATGAAGATGGTCTTGTTGCAGGTATAACCATATTTGACAGGTTCTTTAAAGAAACTGGTTGTGAGTATTCAGACAGCGAAGGACTTGTGAGCTACCCAAGGTCCTTGGAAGGGGTGGAAGTGGCTTACGCCATTATAGAAAAGCCTGAAGAGGGTGTGTGGAAGGTTTCCCTTAGGTCTAAGGGAAAAGTGGACGTGGCAAAGATAGCGGAAGCTCTTGGTGGTGGAGGGCACAAGTATGCATCTGGTTGTAAGATTAAGGCTGATAGCTACGAATCCGCTCTTGAAAAACTACTTAGTGCCATAAGAGAAGGGCTTGAAAAAGAGGGTTTAATAAAGCATGCTGTAAGCCAAACCGCCTAA